CAATATTAAGTCCGAGTTTATCAATTGTTGTGTGGGCAGCAGATTTTTTCGCTGTAACCTCTGTTGCTAGAATCTGTCCATCATCGGTATATCTGAAGAACTCCGCACAGTTCGCATCTAGAGGCGAAACCATCCGATGCTCGTCGTACCAATCATCTTTCTTACTTCCACAATGCAGGGGTTCTCTACGTTCTCTTTCTCTTTGGCATGAAGCCAATAAATTTGTGTACTCCAGTGCTAAGTTTGGATAAGTTTTCCTGGGCTTTAGATGTTCGATATGGCTGGTGTCTCTGGTAATTCTCCTCCCGCAGTAGCAACAGATATAACCCTGCTCCTGCAACAAAGCATCATGCACCGTTGGTTTTTGTGGTGTGCGTAGGTCATCCCAAGTAGGTGTCCACTCCTCGTTTTTCTGACCTTTCCATTTTGAGAAGTCTGTCGGTTCCTTACCCTTGTGGATGTATCTCACCGACTCAGAATCTCCTTGCGCCGGATGGACACACTTGCTTTGACTAACTCAGGCTCATCAGCTCCAATTTCATCAGCAATTTGTTGACGTAATTGCCTAGCACCATCAAGATCACCCTTGTCGATGAGTCGAAACAACTCAAGAAGATCGTCCTTAAATTCTTGGGGACGGGCTGGAACACCCATGAGGTCTTCTAAAATACGATTGCTGTCTCTCCCGTAAGAACTTTCTGGACGTTTGGCAACAACTCCTTCAGATGTTGCTTCTAAAATGTAGATTCCATTAGGTTTGACTTCGCTGATTACCTGTGGCGAATGCGTTGTGACAATGAACTGACAATTAGGGAATGTTCTTGTTAGTGCGGGAATAATTTCGCGTTGCCATTTCGGGTGAAGATGTAGTTCAATTTCGTCAATGAGAACAACGCCCTCGCCTTGGAGCGGATTTGGTAGACCAGGGTTTGCGATCGCTAACCTTCTCGCCAAATCTCCCACCATTGCCATCAAGCCTTTCTCACCATCAGACAGCTGATTGACGATGAGTTCCTGACCTTGTTTTGTGGCAGTCATTCGTAAAGGCGATCGCCTAACCCGTAAATTGGAGAAACCAGGCATCAATGAAGATATGGCTTGTCTCACTGCTTCTAACTGGTGATCCCGGTAATCTAGGTTATCGCGCCGTTCTTCGTTTTCCACATCTTCCAAAAGTCTAAACCATTGAAAAAAATTAACAAAGCCTATTTGTGTCCCTGCGATCGCCTGTTCATAGGCATTTATTTGAGCGAAGTGATTCTTCTTCGGAATCTCTAAGGTAATATCAAGAACTGCACGATTAACGGGGTAATAGACTGCTAGAGGTAAGTTGGCTTCAGGACTTACTTGCCACTGACGACGTAGGTCATTAGTAACTGACTCTAACTCGCTAAGGTTGATGCCTGTAACTATGCCTCTTACTTCCTGAGCTGTAGTGAGAGACCAATTTACTTCCTGGGAGTCGAGTAAAAGTGTAATCTCATTGTAGGTCTGATTGTTTCCAATTTTTATGTCTTGTTCCTTGTAGTAACGTCCTTTTGCTAGGTCTCTTTCCCGCTCGCTAGAGGAAACTAAACCCTGCTGTTTTATCAATGTAGTTCTAGATTCAGGATTAAATTGAATCGGTGCT
The genomic region above belongs to Funiculus sociatus GB2-C1 and contains:
- a CDS encoding retron system putative HNH endonuclease, yielding MRYIHKGKEPTDFSKWKGQKNEEWTPTWDDLRTPQKPTVHDALLQEQGYICCYCGRRITRDTSHIEHLKPRKTYPNLALEYTNLLASCQRERERREPLHCGSKKDDWYDEHRMVSPLDANCAEFFRYTDDGQILATEVTAKKSAAHTTIDKLGLNIDKLNAMRRAAIEDILEVIDSLTDEEKQKLLLGFEQPDTNGQYEEFCAAIAYILKAYYP
- a CDS encoding AAA family ATPase produces the protein MKVKRLKMTSFRGISDMTLDFQTEEPNVLIGINGVGKSSILDSISVLLSWLIAPIQFNPESRTTLIKQQGLVSSSERERDLAKGRYYKEQDIKIGNNQTYNEITLLLDSQEVNWSLTTAQEVRGIVTGINLSELESVTNDLRRQWQVSPEANLPLAVYYPVNRAVLDITLEIPKKNHFAQINAYEQAIAGTQIGFVNFFQWFRLLEDVENEERRDNLDYRDHQLEAVRQAISSLMPGFSNLRVRRSPLRMTATKQGQELIVNQLSDGEKGLMAMVGDLARRLAIANPGLPNPLQGEGVVLIDEIELHLHPKWQREIIPALTRTFPNCQFIVTTHSPQVISEVKPNGIYILEATSEGVVAKRPESSYGRDSNRILEDLMGVPARPQEFKDDLLELFRLIDKGDLDGARQLRQQIADEIGADEPELVKASVSIRRKEILSR